The Candidatus Thiothrix anitrata genome includes the window AGCCGCGTTTTTGATGACTGCCAGCATTACCCGCCGCCACTGACAGCACGGTATTGAGTAATAGCACACCTTGCTCTGCCCAAGGCTGTAGATAACCACAGTGTTGGTTATCAATCCCGGTGTCAGCCAATAACTCCTTGTAAATATTTTGCAGGGAGCGCGGTAACGGCTTCACGTCGGGTAACACGGAAAATGCCAACCCGTGCGCATGACCGGGCGTGGGGTAAGGGTCTTGCCCCAAAATGACTACCTTTACCGCTGTTGGTGGCGTAGCCTGTAGCGCATTGAAACGATCTGCAACCGGAGGCAGCAAAATTTTGCCCGCCGTCTGCTCGGTCGCCAAAAAAGCAGACAATGCCTGCATTTGCGGGTGCGCCAGTGCATCCGCTAAAACAACCCGCCAACTGGTCGGGACTTCTAAGGCATTGATCATAAAGCTTTCACCGTTAATGAAATACTGGCAATCAATAGTAAAACCCCAACCAATTGCGTCATCTGCGCCTGACTAATGCCGATGTGGATACGTCCACCAATGTATAACGCGATTAACATGAGTGGTAAAGCTCCCAACGCGCTCCACCATATCGTTTGCGACAACAACAAGCCAGCAATGAAAAAGGTGATGATACGCATCCCCCCTTCAATGAAAAAGAGCGCGGAAAAAGCAGCCCGTAACTGGGTTTTTTCAGGTATCCGATGGTTTAAATAAATTACATACGGTGGGCCACCCGTACCGAACAGCGCACTCACCGTGCCGCCAGTTAAAGATGCCGGAATTGCCCACCATTGTGAAATAAGTTTATTGCCGTGTACGTTGAGTAGATTGCGAATGGCAAAAATGCCAACAAATACTGCCAATGTCAGCAACATGGGGATCACAGGTAAATTGATGAGCAACTGCGTACCGATGATTACCCCAACCAAGCTAAATGGCAGCAGCACACCAACCTCTTTCCATTGCACATGCTTGAAATCCACGCCGCCCAATATCAGGGATGCGGTAAAATCAAGCAGTAAAATCAACGGTACGACAAAGGTGAGTGGCAAGAATAACGCCAGCAGCGGCACTGCAATCAAACCTGAACCAAACCCGGCAATGCCGCGAATAAAATACGCCAGCAGCAAAATCGCGGCGGCTGCGCCGTAATGCCATACTTCCATCAAGCGTACAGTTTTGAAGGGTCAATCAGTACTTCGCGATCAATCACTACCTGATCGCCTTCCACCTTATTGTAAAAGCACGAACGTCGCCCGGTGTGGCACGCAGGCCCGGTTTGATCCACCAGCAGCAGAATCGTGTCAGCATCACAGTCGATACGGAATTCTTTCAACACTTGCATTTGCCCCGACGATTCGCCCTTGCGCCAAAAGCGGTTACGTGAGCGTGACCAATAGCACACGCGCCCGGTTTCCAGCGTTTCTTCGATGCTGGCACGGTTCATCCACGCCATCATTAGCACTTCATGGGTGTCATGCTGCTGAGCAATCGCGGGGATCAAGCCGTCGCTGTTGTATTTGAGGGTATCAAGGGTTTCGGTCAAATTCATAAGGCTTCCTGTCACAAATGGAGGTTAGTGGTGCGAGTATACCAGCATGTTATAAGATGTGAGCCTCTGTGATTTAGGTGAAACTCCAACATGCTGACTTTATACCAATTCAATTCCTGCCCGTTTTGCTGGAAAGTAAAAGCCTTCCTTAACTACACCAAAATCCCGTATAACGTGGTAGAAGTAACCCCGTTTGGGATGAAAGAGCTGGATTTCACCGACCACAAAAAAGTCCCCGTGCTGAAAGATGATGCTGAAATCCTAGTCGAGTCCAGCGCGATTGTGCGTTACCTGAACGATAAATACGCGCATTTGCTGCCCAACCCGCAGGATGATGAATGGCAAGCGTGGGTGGATAACACTTTGGTGCATTATTTGCCGCCGTTGATTCACCCCAATATCGGTAAATCGTTCCACAATCTGGGGCTAGTCATGACCGGAAGTAAGGATGGTGCGGTTAAACGTTTCTTAGTGCGGCTGGTCGGTGCAATGGTGATGCCGCGTGTCGCCAATAAAATGAAGCTGAAACACAACATTCAAAATCCAGCTGCCGAATTTCAAACGGCGTTAGCGCATTGGGTGGATAAGGGTTTAGCTGGCAAAGACTTTTACGCGGGTGAACAACCGGGGTTGGTGGATAGCAGCGTGTTTGGCGTGTTGCGCTCGGCGCAAGGCATGGGAATTTTGGAAACAGCCGCTGCAACCAACCCTACGTTTGGGCGTTGGTATGAAGCATGTCGGGGAATGATGGGGGCGTAACAGGGTGGTTATGCTATGCCACCTGACACTCGCTATTGCAACCCCCGCTCCCAGAACGGGCGGGAGTTATTGTTTTGTGCGGTTGATGGCTTAGCAGAGGGATGTTGCATAGCATTATTG containing:
- the ung gene encoding uracil-DNA glycosylase, which gives rise to MINALEVPTSWRVVLADALAHPQMQALSAFLATEQTAGKILLPPVADRFNALQATPPTAVKVVILGQDPYPTPGHAHGLAFSVLPDVKPLPRSLQNIYKELLADTGIDNQHCGYLQPWAEQGVLLLNTVLSVAAGNAGSHQKRGWEYLTDCIIDSVNAQAQPVVFVLWGGHAQKKAARIDTHRHLLIQTAHPSPLSARHGFFGSKPFSKINAFLQKHGRSVIDWRV
- a CDS encoding sulfite exporter TauE/SafE family protein, with amino-acid sequence MEVWHYGAAAAILLLAYFIRGIAGFGSGLIAVPLLALFLPLTFVVPLILLLDFTASLILGGVDFKHVQWKEVGVLLPFSLVGVIIGTQLLINLPVIPMLLTLAVFVGIFAIRNLLNVHGNKLISQWWAIPASLTGGTVSALFGTGGPPYVIYLNHRIPEKTQLRAAFSALFFIEGGMRIITFFIAGLLLSQTIWWSALGALPLMLIALYIGGRIHIGISQAQMTQLVGVLLLIASISLTVKAL
- the hisI gene encoding phosphoribosyl-AMP cyclohydrolase, with the translated sequence MNLTETLDTLKYNSDGLIPAIAQQHDTHEVLMMAWMNRASIEETLETGRVCYWSRSRNRFWRKGESSGQMQVLKEFRIDCDADTILLLVDQTGPACHTGRRSCFYNKVEGDQVVIDREVLIDPSKLYA
- a CDS encoding glutathione S-transferase family protein, giving the protein MLTLYQFNSCPFCWKVKAFLNYTKIPYNVVEVTPFGMKELDFTDHKKVPVLKDDAEILVESSAIVRYLNDKYAHLLPNPQDDEWQAWVDNTLVHYLPPLIHPNIGKSFHNLGLVMTGSKDGAVKRFLVRLVGAMVMPRVANKMKLKHNIQNPAAEFQTALAHWVDKGLAGKDFYAGEQPGLVDSSVFGVLRSAQGMGILETAAATNPTFGRWYEACRGMMGA